From the Harpia harpyja isolate bHarHar1 chromosome 16, bHarHar1 primary haplotype, whole genome shotgun sequence genome, one window contains:
- the CAP1 gene encoding adenylyl cyclase-associated protein 1 isoform X1 has translation MPTLLRSRLWTAVDMERLVERLEKAVERLETVCQGPGMCGDGSSKGVAQYVQAFDALLAGPVAEYIKISKEVGGDVQKHAEMVHVGLMSERALLVTASQHQQPAENAFSSLLKPISEQIQVVQNFREKNRGSKLFNHLSAVSESIPALGWVAMAPKPGPYVKEMTDAAMFYTNRILKEYKDVDKKQVDWVKAYLSIWTELQAYIKEYHTTGLTWSKTGPVATEGAKSPSAPPAGAAPPPPGPPPPPAPAPTSCSTDDSASRSALFAQINRGEGITSGLRHVSDDMKTHKNPALKNQGGPVRSGPKPFTAPKPACNANPSQKTSPKAPALLELEGKKWRVENQENATNLVISDTELKQVAYVFKCTNSTLQIKGKINSITLDNCKKLGLVFDDVVGIVEIINSRDVKVQVMGKVPTISINKTDGCHVYLSKNSLDCEIVSAKSSEMNVLIPTEGGDFTEFPVPEQFKTVWNGQKLVTTVTEIAG, from the exons GTTGTGGACAGCGGTAGATATGGAAAGACTGGTTGAACGGTTGGAGAAGGCTGTGGAGCGCCTGGAGACGGTGTGCCAAGGACCTGGCATGTGTGGAGATGGCTCTTCCAAAG GAGTGGCTCAGTATGTGCAGGCTTTTGATGCCCTTCTGGCTGGCCCAGTAGCTGAATACATCAAGATCAGCAAAGAAGTTGGCGGGGATGTGCAGAAGCAT GCTGAGATGGTTCATGTAGGCTTGATGAGTGAGAGGGCTCTTCTGGTGACAGCATCTCAACATCAGCAGCCAGCAGAG AATGCATTCTCATCACTTCTGAAACCGATTTCAGAGCAAATCCAGGTGGTGCAGAATTTCAGGGAGAAGAACCGTGGTAGCAAACTGTTCAATCACTTATCGGCAGTCAGCGAGAGcatcccagccctgggctgggtgGCCATG GCTCCAAAGCCTGGTCCTTATGTGAAGGAAATGACTGATGCTGCCATGTTTTATACCAACCGGATCCTCAAGGAGTACAAGGATGT AGATAAAAAGCAAGTGGACTGGGTGAAAGCTTATCTGAGTATCTGGACAGAGCTGCAGGCCTATATCAAAGAGTATCACACCACAGGGCTGACTTGGAGTAAAACG GGTCCTGTAGCAACAGAAGGGGCTAAATCACCATCCGCTCCCCCAGCCGGGGCTGCGCCTCCCCCACCAGGCCCTCCTCCCCCACCTGCTCCTGCCCCCACGAGCTGCAGCACAGATGACTCTGCCTCCCGCTCCGCGCTCTTCGCCCAGATCAATCGGGGAGAAGGCATCACCTCTG GCTTAAGACATGTTTCAGATGACATGAAGACCCACAAGAATCCAGCACTGAAGAACCAAGGGGGTCCTGTGAGAAGTGGACCCAAACCTTTCACTGCTCCCAAACCAGCCTGTAATGCTAATCCCTCCCAAAAAACCTCTCCGAAGGCACCTGCGCTGCTAGAATTAGAGGGCAAAAAGTGGAGAGTG gAAAACCAGGAGAATGCCACTAACCTGGTAATCAGCGACACAGAGTTGAAACAGGTAGCATATGTTTTCAAGTGCACAAATAGTACACTCCAAATCAAAGGCAAGATCAACTCCATCACCCTCG ATAACTGTAAGAAGCTAGGTCTGGTGTTCGATGACGTGGTGGGCATCGTAGAGATCATAAACAGCAGGGACGTTAAAGTTCAG GTAATGGGTAAAGTGCCAACAATTTCCATCAACAAGACAGACGGTTGCCACGTGTATCTGAGCAAGAACTCCCTAGACTGTGAAATCGTCAGTGCCAAGTCATCAGAGATGAATGTCCTTATTCCCACAGAGGGTGGTGACTTT ACTGAATTCCCTGTCCCAGAACAGTTCAAGACAGTGTGGAACGGTCAGAAGTTGGTTACCACCGTGACGGAAATTGCTGGTTAA
- the CAP1 gene encoding adenylyl cyclase-associated protein 1 isoform X2: MERLVERLEKAVERLETVCQGPGMCGDGSSKGVAQYVQAFDALLAGPVAEYIKISKEVGGDVQKHAEMVHVGLMSERALLVTASQHQQPAENAFSSLLKPISEQIQVVQNFREKNRGSKLFNHLSAVSESIPALGWVAMAPKPGPYVKEMTDAAMFYTNRILKEYKDVDKKQVDWVKAYLSIWTELQAYIKEYHTTGLTWSKTGPVATEGAKSPSAPPAGAAPPPPGPPPPPAPAPTSCSTDDSASRSALFAQINRGEGITSGLRHVSDDMKTHKNPALKNQGGPVRSGPKPFTAPKPACNANPSQKTSPKAPALLELEGKKWRVENQENATNLVISDTELKQVAYVFKCTNSTLQIKGKINSITLDNCKKLGLVFDDVVGIVEIINSRDVKVQVMGKVPTISINKTDGCHVYLSKNSLDCEIVSAKSSEMNVLIPTEGGDFTEFPVPEQFKTVWNGQKLVTTVTEIAG; the protein is encoded by the exons ATGGAAAGACTGGTTGAACGGTTGGAGAAGGCTGTGGAGCGCCTGGAGACGGTGTGCCAAGGACCTGGCATGTGTGGAGATGGCTCTTCCAAAG GAGTGGCTCAGTATGTGCAGGCTTTTGATGCCCTTCTGGCTGGCCCAGTAGCTGAATACATCAAGATCAGCAAAGAAGTTGGCGGGGATGTGCAGAAGCAT GCTGAGATGGTTCATGTAGGCTTGATGAGTGAGAGGGCTCTTCTGGTGACAGCATCTCAACATCAGCAGCCAGCAGAG AATGCATTCTCATCACTTCTGAAACCGATTTCAGAGCAAATCCAGGTGGTGCAGAATTTCAGGGAGAAGAACCGTGGTAGCAAACTGTTCAATCACTTATCGGCAGTCAGCGAGAGcatcccagccctgggctgggtgGCCATG GCTCCAAAGCCTGGTCCTTATGTGAAGGAAATGACTGATGCTGCCATGTTTTATACCAACCGGATCCTCAAGGAGTACAAGGATGT AGATAAAAAGCAAGTGGACTGGGTGAAAGCTTATCTGAGTATCTGGACAGAGCTGCAGGCCTATATCAAAGAGTATCACACCACAGGGCTGACTTGGAGTAAAACG GGTCCTGTAGCAACAGAAGGGGCTAAATCACCATCCGCTCCCCCAGCCGGGGCTGCGCCTCCCCCACCAGGCCCTCCTCCCCCACCTGCTCCTGCCCCCACGAGCTGCAGCACAGATGACTCTGCCTCCCGCTCCGCGCTCTTCGCCCAGATCAATCGGGGAGAAGGCATCACCTCTG GCTTAAGACATGTTTCAGATGACATGAAGACCCACAAGAATCCAGCACTGAAGAACCAAGGGGGTCCTGTGAGAAGTGGACCCAAACCTTTCACTGCTCCCAAACCAGCCTGTAATGCTAATCCCTCCCAAAAAACCTCTCCGAAGGCACCTGCGCTGCTAGAATTAGAGGGCAAAAAGTGGAGAGTG gAAAACCAGGAGAATGCCACTAACCTGGTAATCAGCGACACAGAGTTGAAACAGGTAGCATATGTTTTCAAGTGCACAAATAGTACACTCCAAATCAAAGGCAAGATCAACTCCATCACCCTCG ATAACTGTAAGAAGCTAGGTCTGGTGTTCGATGACGTGGTGGGCATCGTAGAGATCATAAACAGCAGGGACGTTAAAGTTCAG GTAATGGGTAAAGTGCCAACAATTTCCATCAACAAGACAGACGGTTGCCACGTGTATCTGAGCAAGAACTCCCTAGACTGTGAAATCGTCAGTGCCAAGTCATCAGAGATGAATGTCCTTATTCCCACAGAGGGTGGTGACTTT ACTGAATTCCCTGTCCCAGAACAGTTCAAGACAGTGTGGAACGGTCAGAAGTTGGTTACCACCGTGACGGAAATTGCTGGTTAA
- the PPT1 gene encoding LOW QUALITY PROTEIN: palmitoyl-protein thioesterase 1 (The sequence of the model RefSeq protein was modified relative to this genomic sequence to represent the inferred CDS: deleted 2 bases in 1 codon): MEQRRDSSQLLAWEHWGHAPSPLDHAPPHLGHALPLAPPPTTDPAPDWSRPRQVAPPTPDPCRARVMCSVKMAALSVAVLVLLGLRLGFAATAVPLVIWHGMGDSCCNPQSMGYIKKIVENKIPGIYVLSLKIGSNLIQDMENSFFMNVNDQVREVCSQLAKDPHLKGGYNAMGFSQGGQFLRAVAQRCPSPPMLNLISVGGQHQGVYGFPRCPGESSHICDWIRKTLDLGAYTQAVQEHLVQAEYWHNPLKEEDYRKNSIFLADINQERGINETYKKNLMALKKFVMVKFLNDTMVDPPISEWFGFYKSGQAKETIPLKETLLYTEDRLGLQEMDKAGKLVFLGVKGDHLHFSEEWFYTTILPFLQ; the protein is encoded by the exons ATGGAGCAACGCCGGGACTCGAGCCAGCTCCTAGCGTGGGAACACTGGGGCCACGCCCCCTCGCCGCTAGACCACGCCCCGCCACATCTAGGCCACGCCCTCCCC CTAGCACCGCCCCCCACCACGGATCCCGCCCCTGACTGGTCACGCCCCCGCCAGGTCGCGCCTCCGACGCCTGACCCGTGCCGAGCGCGAGTCATGTGCTCAGTCAAGATGGCGGCGCTCAGTGTGgcggtgctggtgctgctggggctgcgcCTGGGTTTCGCTGCTACCGCCGTCCCCCTGGTTATCTGGCACGGCATGG GAGACAGTTGCTGCAATCCACAAAGCATGGGCTACATTAAGAAAATCGTGGAGAATAAAATACCAGGGATTTATGTTCTGTCACTCAAGATTGGAAGCAACCTGATACAG GATATGGAGAACAGCTTCTTTATGAATGTGAACGATCAAGTGAGAGAGGTGTGCAGCCAACTTGCAAAGGACCCTCACCTGAAAGGAGGCTACAACGCAATGGGCTTCTCCCAAGGAGGCCAGTTCCT GAGGGCGGTGGCCCAGAGGTGTCCGTCTCCTCCCATGCTCAATTTGATCTCAGTTGGGGGACAGCACCAAG GCGTGTACGGCTTTCCACGCTGTCCTGGCGAGAGCTCCCATATCTGTGACTGGATCCGAAAGACGCTGGATCTGGGCGCCTACACACAAGCTGTTCAAGAGCA CTTGGTACAAGCAGAATATTGGCACAACCCTCTGAAGGAGGAGgactacaggaaaaacagcatctTTTTGGCTGACATAAATCAGGAGAGG GGCATCAATGAGACATACAAGAAAAACCTGATGGCTCTGAAAAAGTTTGTGATGGTGAAATTTCTCAATGATACCATGGTTGACCCTCCAATCTCTGAG tggtttgggttttacAAAAGCGGCCAAGCCAAGGAGACCATCCCGCTGAAGGAGACCTTGCTGTACACAGAG GATcgcctggggctgcaggagatggACAAAGCAGGAAAGCTGGTGTTCCTGGGGGTGAAAGGGGATCACCTGCACTTCTCAGAAGAGTGGTTTTACACCACTatcctccccttcctccagtGA
- the LOC128152691 gene encoding sodium-dependent phosphate transport protein 3-like isoform X1 — protein MQHHVDNTQAGDGTEAEQDEAPLLAQQPSFRTGLCSARCGLALVLHISLFVAYALRVSLSIAIVAMTNSSHPHGWSGSAPHSSYPAFAQDAPVYNWSAETQGIVLSSFFYGYGLTQALGGYCSGLLGGKPVLGSGLLLSSVLTLLVPQAAELGVSFLVGLQALLGLAEGVIFPAQYTLWAKWAPPLERSRLMNIADAGCTFGTFFALLVAGIICQTLGWPFVFYIFGSVGCVWCLCWFLLVYEDPAHHPWISAREQEYIVSLLAHQGSSHGYSLPLVAMAKSLPLWAITIACFCTDWLFYMLLTSMPMFMSNVLHFDLRENGLLSSLPYVGNGLGHILAGLLADFLLARRVLGTAAVRKLFSALGMLLPAIFLVAVPYIGCSSTVVVVLLTLALTIISMTGAGININHIDIAPRYAGFLLGITNTFGIVAGIIAPTAVGLLVSQDLQTGWRNAFFVSAALNLFGLIFYIAFGSSTIQDWAREDTAVQ, from the exons atgcAGCACCACGTGGACAACACACAGGCAGGGGACGGGACGGAAGCAGAGCAGGACGAAGCCCCTCTGCTTGCTCAGCAGCCCTCCTTCCGCACAG GGCTCTGCTCCGCTCGCTGTGGCCTGGCCCTGGTCCTGCACATCTCTCTCTTCGTGGCATACGCACTCCGGGTCAGCCTCAGCATCGCCATCGTTGCCATGACTAACAGCAGCCATCCCCATGGCTGGTCCGGCAGTGCTCCCCACAGCTCCTACCCAGCATTTGCTCAGGAC GCCCCCGTGTACAACTGGAGCGCTGAAACTCAAGGAATTGTGCTCAGCTCCTTCTTCTACGGCTACGGCCTCACACAGGCGCTGGGCGGGTACTGCTCAGGGCTACTCGGGGGTAAACCCGTCCTGGGCAGCGGGCTCCTGCTCTCCTCTGTGCTCACCCTCCTCGTGCCCCAAGCAGCAGAGCTCGGCGTGAGCTTCCTCGTCGGGCTGCAGGCGCTGCTGGGCTTGGCTGAG GGAGTGATATTTCCAGCTCAGTACACGCTCTGGGCAAAATGGGCCCCTCCGCTGGAACGCAGCAGGCTCATGAACATTGCTGATGCTG GATGCACTTTTGGGACTTTCTTTGCTCTCCTTGTGGCTGGGATCATCTGTCAGACTCTGGGGTGGCCTTTTGTCTTCTACATCTTTG GTAGTGTTGGCTGTGTCTGGTGCCTCTGCTGGTTCCTCCTCGTGTACGAGGATCCTGCACATCACCCATGGATTAGTGCCAGGGAGCAGGAGTACATCGTGTCATTGCTGGCTCATCAG GGCAGCTCTCATGGCTACTCCCTCCCACTTGTGGCCATGGCTAAATCACTGCCTCTTTGGGCAATCACCATTGCCTGCTTCTGCACAGACTGGCTGTTCTACATGCTGCTGACCTCCATGCCCATGTTCATGAGCAACGTCCTCCACTTTGACCTCAGAGAG AACgggctcctctcctccctgccttatGTTGGGAATGGGCTGGGGCACATCCTGGCTGGGCTGCTGGCTGATTTCCTCCTAGCCAGGCGAGTGCTTGGCACAGCAGCTGTCAGGAAGCTCTTCTCAGCACTTG GGATGCTGCTCCCAGCCATCTTCCTGGTGGCTGTGCCTTACATTGGCTGCAGTTCCACAGTTGTTGTGGTCCTTCTAACACTGGCCTTGACAATAATCAGCATGACAGGGGCAGGCATCAATATTAACCACATCGATATAGCGCCCAG ATATGCAGGGTTCCTGCTGGGAATCACAAATACCTTTGGAATAGTCGCAGGAATTATTGCTCCTACCGCAGTTGGACTTCTTGTCAGCCAG GATCTCCAGACTGGCTGGAGGAATGCCTTCTTCGTATCTGCAGCCCTCAACTTGTTTGGCCTGATCTTCTACATAGCCTTTGGCAGCAGTACCATCCAAGACTGGGCTAGGGAGGACACTGCTGTGCAATGA
- the LOC128152691 gene encoding sodium-dependent phosphate transport protein 3-like isoform X3, giving the protein MQHHVDNTQAGDGTEAEQDEAPLLAQQPSFRTGLCSARCGLALVLHISLFVAYALRVSLSIAIVAMTNSSHPHGWSGSAPHSSYPAFAQDGVIFPAQYTLWAKWAPPLERSRLMNIADAGCTFGTFFALLVAGIICQTLGWPFVFYIFGSVGCVWCLCWFLLVYEDPAHHPWISAREQEYIVSLLAHQGSSHGYSLPLVAMAKSLPLWAITIACFCTDWLFYMLLTSMPMFMSNVLHFDLRENGLLSSLPYVGNGLGHILAGLLADFLLARRVLGTAAVRKLFSALGMLLPAIFLVAVPYIGCSSTVVVVLLTLALTIISMTGAGININHIDIAPRYAGFLLGITNTFGIVAGIIAPTAVGLLVSQDLQTGWRNAFFVSAALNLFGLIFYIAFGSSTIQDWAREDTAVQ; this is encoded by the exons atgcAGCACCACGTGGACAACACACAGGCAGGGGACGGGACGGAAGCAGAGCAGGACGAAGCCCCTCTGCTTGCTCAGCAGCCCTCCTTCCGCACAG GGCTCTGCTCCGCTCGCTGTGGCCTGGCCCTGGTCCTGCACATCTCTCTCTTCGTGGCATACGCACTCCGGGTCAGCCTCAGCATCGCCATCGTTGCCATGACTAACAGCAGCCATCCCCATGGCTGGTCCGGCAGTGCTCCCCACAGCTCCTACCCAGCATTTGCTCAGGAC GGAGTGATATTTCCAGCTCAGTACACGCTCTGGGCAAAATGGGCCCCTCCGCTGGAACGCAGCAGGCTCATGAACATTGCTGATGCTG GATGCACTTTTGGGACTTTCTTTGCTCTCCTTGTGGCTGGGATCATCTGTCAGACTCTGGGGTGGCCTTTTGTCTTCTACATCTTTG GTAGTGTTGGCTGTGTCTGGTGCCTCTGCTGGTTCCTCCTCGTGTACGAGGATCCTGCACATCACCCATGGATTAGTGCCAGGGAGCAGGAGTACATCGTGTCATTGCTGGCTCATCAG GGCAGCTCTCATGGCTACTCCCTCCCACTTGTGGCCATGGCTAAATCACTGCCTCTTTGGGCAATCACCATTGCCTGCTTCTGCACAGACTGGCTGTTCTACATGCTGCTGACCTCCATGCCCATGTTCATGAGCAACGTCCTCCACTTTGACCTCAGAGAG AACgggctcctctcctccctgccttatGTTGGGAATGGGCTGGGGCACATCCTGGCTGGGCTGCTGGCTGATTTCCTCCTAGCCAGGCGAGTGCTTGGCACAGCAGCTGTCAGGAAGCTCTTCTCAGCACTTG GGATGCTGCTCCCAGCCATCTTCCTGGTGGCTGTGCCTTACATTGGCTGCAGTTCCACAGTTGTTGTGGTCCTTCTAACACTGGCCTTGACAATAATCAGCATGACAGGGGCAGGCATCAATATTAACCACATCGATATAGCGCCCAG ATATGCAGGGTTCCTGCTGGGAATCACAAATACCTTTGGAATAGTCGCAGGAATTATTGCTCCTACCGCAGTTGGACTTCTTGTCAGCCAG GATCTCCAGACTGGCTGGAGGAATGCCTTCTTCGTATCTGCAGCCCTCAACTTGTTTGGCCTGATCTTCTACATAGCCTTTGGCAGCAGTACCATCCAAGACTGGGCTAGGGAGGACACTGCTGTGCAATGA
- the LOC128152691 gene encoding sodium-dependent phosphate transport protein 3-like isoform X2: MTNSSHPHGWSGSAPHSSYPAFAQDAPVYNWSAETQGIVLSSFFYGYGLTQALGGYCSGLLGGKPVLGSGLLLSSVLTLLVPQAAELGVSFLVGLQALLGLAEGVIFPAQYTLWAKWAPPLERSRLMNIADAGCTFGTFFALLVAGIICQTLGWPFVFYIFGSVGCVWCLCWFLLVYEDPAHHPWISAREQEYIVSLLAHQGSSHGYSLPLVAMAKSLPLWAITIACFCTDWLFYMLLTSMPMFMSNVLHFDLRENGLLSSLPYVGNGLGHILAGLLADFLLARRVLGTAAVRKLFSALGMLLPAIFLVAVPYIGCSSTVVVVLLTLALTIISMTGAGININHIDIAPRYAGFLLGITNTFGIVAGIIAPTAVGLLVSQDLQTGWRNAFFVSAALNLFGLIFYIAFGSSTIQDWAREDTAVQ, translated from the exons ATGACTAACAGCAGCCATCCCCATGGCTGGTCCGGCAGTGCTCCCCACAGCTCCTACCCAGCATTTGCTCAGGAC GCCCCCGTGTACAACTGGAGCGCTGAAACTCAAGGAATTGTGCTCAGCTCCTTCTTCTACGGCTACGGCCTCACACAGGCGCTGGGCGGGTACTGCTCAGGGCTACTCGGGGGTAAACCCGTCCTGGGCAGCGGGCTCCTGCTCTCCTCTGTGCTCACCCTCCTCGTGCCCCAAGCAGCAGAGCTCGGCGTGAGCTTCCTCGTCGGGCTGCAGGCGCTGCTGGGCTTGGCTGAG GGAGTGATATTTCCAGCTCAGTACACGCTCTGGGCAAAATGGGCCCCTCCGCTGGAACGCAGCAGGCTCATGAACATTGCTGATGCTG GATGCACTTTTGGGACTTTCTTTGCTCTCCTTGTGGCTGGGATCATCTGTCAGACTCTGGGGTGGCCTTTTGTCTTCTACATCTTTG GTAGTGTTGGCTGTGTCTGGTGCCTCTGCTGGTTCCTCCTCGTGTACGAGGATCCTGCACATCACCCATGGATTAGTGCCAGGGAGCAGGAGTACATCGTGTCATTGCTGGCTCATCAG GGCAGCTCTCATGGCTACTCCCTCCCACTTGTGGCCATGGCTAAATCACTGCCTCTTTGGGCAATCACCATTGCCTGCTTCTGCACAGACTGGCTGTTCTACATGCTGCTGACCTCCATGCCCATGTTCATGAGCAACGTCCTCCACTTTGACCTCAGAGAG AACgggctcctctcctccctgccttatGTTGGGAATGGGCTGGGGCACATCCTGGCTGGGCTGCTGGCTGATTTCCTCCTAGCCAGGCGAGTGCTTGGCACAGCAGCTGTCAGGAAGCTCTTCTCAGCACTTG GGATGCTGCTCCCAGCCATCTTCCTGGTGGCTGTGCCTTACATTGGCTGCAGTTCCACAGTTGTTGTGGTCCTTCTAACACTGGCCTTGACAATAATCAGCATGACAGGGGCAGGCATCAATATTAACCACATCGATATAGCGCCCAG ATATGCAGGGTTCCTGCTGGGAATCACAAATACCTTTGGAATAGTCGCAGGAATTATTGCTCCTACCGCAGTTGGACTTCTTGTCAGCCAG GATCTCCAGACTGGCTGGAGGAATGCCTTCTTCGTATCTGCAGCCCTCAACTTGTTTGGCCTGATCTTCTACATAGCCTTTGGCAGCAGTACCATCCAAGACTGGGCTAGGGAGGACACTGCTGTGCAATGA
- the RPL11 gene encoding 60S ribosomal protein L11 — translation MAQDQGEKENPMRELRIRKLCLNICVGESGDRLTRAAKVLEQLTGQTPVFSKARYTVRSFGIRRNEKIAVHCTVRGAKAEEILEKGLKVREYELRKNNFSDTGNFGFGIQEHIDLGIKYDPSIGIYGLDFYVVLGRPGFSIADKKRRTGNIGAKHRIGKEEAMRWFQQKYDGIILPGK, via the exons ATGGCG CAAGACCAAGGTGAAAAGGAGAACCCTATGCGAGAGCTGCGCATCCGCAAGCTCTGCCTCAACATCTGCGTTGGGGAGAGCGGGGACAGGCTCACCCGAGCGGCCAAAGTGCTGGAGCAGCTGACGGGCCAGACCCCCGTCTTCTCCAAAG CACGATACACTGTAAGATCCTTTGGAATCAGGAGAAATGAGAAGATTGCTGTTCATTGCACGGTTCGTGGGGCCAAAGCAGAGGAGATTCTGGAGAAGGGGTTGAAG GTGCGAGAATacgagttgagaaaaaacaactTCTCAGACACTGGGAACTTTGGCTTTGGAATCCAGGAGCACATCGATCTGGGGATTAAATATGATCCCAGTATTGGTATCTACGGCTTGGACTTTTACGTG GTGCTGGGCAGGCCTGGTTTCAGCATTGCTGACAAGAAGCGCAGGACTGGCAACATTGGAGCCAAGCACAGAATTGGAAAGGAAGAAGCCATGCGCTGGTTTCAGCAAAAG TATGATGGCATCATCCTTCCTGGTAAATGA